A genome region from Syntrophorhabdaceae bacterium includes the following:
- the ftsH gene encoding ATP-dependent zinc metalloprotease FtsH has translation MKSPGARNFTFIYFILALIGIVVINSYFFRTEVKTIAYSEFKELVAKGKISDVVVDTDTIQGNLTLEDGKKTPFMSSRVEDPDLVKDLQKSGIKFSGYYENKILKGVISWVLPLVIIIVIWNLLMRRMGGAPSSVLNFGKSRVRIYGEDEIKITFKDVAGVDEAKQELEEIIEFLRTPQKFTSLGGKIPKGILLVGPPGTGKTLLAKAVAGEAKAPFFSMSGSDFVEMFVGVGASRVRDLFAQAQQKAPCIIFIDELDALGKARGMNPLSSHDEREQTLNQLLAEMDGFDTKAGVIIMAATNRPEILDPALLRPGRFDRHILVDRPDIKGREEILAVHVRQVKLSKEIDLKVVAARTPGFVGADLANLVNEAALLAARKGKSSVGMAEFEESIDRVVAGLEKKQRVMSKKEKEIVAHHETGHALAAELLETTDQVHKISIIPRGITALGYTMQLPTEDRYLMTKTELLDRLCVLLGGRVAEETIFGEVSTGGQNDLVRATDIAKSMVKEYAMSEKLGHITFEPERKPLFLDLGASSSRDYSEATAQEIDGEIRSIVEKCYGKVKTLLSEKKTLLEKVAKVLLEKETIEGEDLRRLIKGHEEENEQGKLRETADRSD, from the coding sequence ATGAAGAGCCCGGGCGCGAGAAACTTCACCTTTATCTATTTTATCCTCGCCCTTATCGGTATCGTGGTGATCAACAGCTATTTTTTCAGGACGGAAGTAAAAACTATTGCCTATAGTGAATTTAAAGAGCTGGTGGCCAAGGGCAAGATCAGCGATGTGGTAGTCGACACCGATACCATTCAGGGTAATCTCACCCTTGAAGACGGAAAAAAAACCCCCTTTATGTCGAGCAGGGTGGAAGACCCCGATCTGGTAAAAGACCTTCAGAAGTCGGGGATCAAATTCTCGGGCTACTACGAAAATAAGATTCTGAAAGGCGTTATCTCCTGGGTCCTGCCTCTCGTCATCATCATCGTCATCTGGAACCTCCTCATGAGGCGGATGGGAGGCGCTCCCTCCAGCGTCCTCAATTTCGGAAAGAGCAGGGTACGGATTTACGGCGAAGATGAGATTAAAATCACCTTTAAAGATGTCGCAGGAGTGGACGAAGCGAAGCAGGAACTCGAAGAGATCATAGAATTCCTGAGGACGCCACAGAAATTCACAAGTCTGGGGGGTAAAATTCCCAAAGGCATACTCCTCGTAGGCCCGCCGGGCACGGGAAAGACGCTCCTCGCCAAAGCGGTGGCAGGGGAGGCAAAGGCGCCCTTCTTCAGCATGAGCGGTTCCGATTTTGTCGAGATGTTCGTGGGAGTGGGAGCTTCCCGGGTGAGGGACCTCTTTGCCCAGGCGCAGCAGAAGGCGCCCTGCATAATCTTCATCGATGAGCTTGACGCCCTTGGAAAAGCGAGAGGAATGAACCCGCTCTCTTCCCATGACGAAAGGGAGCAGACCCTTAATCAGCTGCTCGCCGAAATGGACGGTTTTGACACGAAAGCGGGCGTCATCATTATGGCGGCGACGAACAGACCGGAGATACTCGACCCCGCCCTTCTCCGGCCCGGAAGATTCGATCGCCACATTCTCGTTGACAGACCTGATATTAAGGGGCGAGAGGAGATACTCGCGGTCCACGTACGCCAGGTGAAGCTTTCAAAGGAGATAGATCTCAAAGTAGTGGCTGCGAGGACCCCCGGTTTTGTCGGCGCCGATCTTGCGAACCTCGTCAACGAAGCGGCCCTTCTCGCGGCACGGAAAGGTAAATCGTCGGTCGGCATGGCCGAATTCGAAGAATCTATCGACAGGGTGGTCGCCGGGCTCGAGAAAAAGCAGAGGGTAATGAGCAAGAAGGAGAAGGAAATAGTCGCCCATCATGAGACAGGCCATGCGCTGGCTGCGGAGCTCCTCGAGACCACGGACCAGGTGCACAAGATCTCCATAATACCCCGGGGCATCACCGCCCTCGGTTATACGATGCAGCTTCCCACCGAGGACCGGTATCTGATGACCAAGACGGAGCTACTCGACAGGCTGTGCGTGCTTCTCGGCGGCAGGGTTGCGGAAGAGACGATTTTCGGCGAGGTGTCGACCGGGGGTCAGAACGATCTCGTGCGCGCCACCGATATTGCAAAATCGATGGTAAAAGAATATGCCATGAGCGAGAAGCTCGGCCACATCACATTCGAGCCCGAGAGAAAGCCCCTTTTTCTGGACCTGGGGGCATCGTCTTCCCGCGATTACAGCGAGGCAACGGCACAGGAGATTGACGGCGAGATCAGAAGCATTGTGGAAAAGTGTTACGGTAAGGTGAAGACCCTGTTAAGTGAAAAGAAGACGCTCCTCGAGAAGGTGGCGAAGGTGCTTCTGGAAAAGGAGACCATTGAGGGCGAGGATCTGAGACGGCTCATTAAAGGACACGAAGAGGAAAATGAACAAGGGAAACTTAGAGAAACGGCAGATCGATCTGATTAA